The DNA region TTGTTAGGGAAAGGTACGGACATGCGCAATTTGGTGCAGGAGGCGGAATGGAACATCAGACGATGACATTTATTGATGGTTTCTCTTATGAAATAATGATTCATGAACTTTCGCATCAATGGTTTGGCGATAAAGTTACATGTGGTAGCTGGCATGATATATGGCTTAATGAAAGTTTTGCTTCTTATATTACAGGGTTAACCTACGAAAGATTCAGTGATTATTATTGGATGGTGTGGAAGAAAAGCAGAATTCAGGAAGTTATGAGTCAGCCCGATGGTTCAGTTTATGTTGCCGATACAACTTCTGTAGATAGAATATTTGATTCGAGATTGACTTATCATAAAGGTTCATTATTGCTTCACATGTTGAGATGGACAGTAGGCGATTCATGCTTTTTCGCTGCACTGCGAAATTATATTAATGATACTGTACTTTCATATAAATTTTCAATGACTGATAATTTTATAAATCATGTTCAAAATTCTTGCGGAAAGAATTTAGATTACTTTTTTGATGAATGGCTTTATAAGGAAGGGTATCCAACATATAATATTGTTTGCACAAAAGAAAGTGGAAATAATATTAAGGTTAAAATTTCACAAACACAATCCCATCCTTCCGTTAGTTTTTTTGAAATGCCTATGCCTATTAGGTTTAAAAATAATATTAAAGATACAATTATGGTTTTCAATAATACTTTTTCGGGACAGGAATTTACTGCAAATATTGGCTTTGTTGCCGATTCGGCTTTGTATGACCCCGAAAGATGGATTCTTTCGGCTAATGATACAATAGAACTTGTTGATAATATTATAGAAAAACAAATTACGGAAATTATTTTAGCACCCAATCCGGCTGCTAATTATATTGAATTAACTGTTAACCAAAATCAGCATATTGATAAATTTGAATTATTTGATATTTCGGGAAGAAAAATTATTTCTTATTCTGAATTTCCATATTGTCAAATTAAATACAGAATAGATATTACAGATGTTCCTGCGGGTTTTTATTTTTGCAGACTTTTTATCAACGATAATCCAATGGTGAAAAAAATTGAAATAATAAAATAAAACCACACAAAAAATAGAGATTCCATCTTTTCAAAAGATAGAATCTCTATCAAGAAAACTTAGTGTTCAATTATTTTGCTTCAATAAGTTCGATATCAAAAACCAAAGTAGAGCCGGCAGGAATAGGACCCATTTCTTTGTCACCATAACCTAAATCGGAAGGAACAATAAGTCGTGCTTTTGTTCCTACATTTAATAACGCTATTCCTTCATCCCATCCTTTTATTACACCACCTGTTCCCAAAGTAAAAGTGAAAGGTTGATTTCTTTCCACTGATGAATCGAACTTTTTACCATTTGTAAAATAACCGCTATAATGAACTTTCACTTTACTGCCATTTACGGGCTTTGCACCTTTGCCGTTTTCTATTATTATATATTTCAAACCACTTGCAGTTTTAATAGTATCTTTTCCTTTAGTATCAAAAGGAATAAGAGCAGCTTTTTTTTCAAGATTCAACAATTCAATGTCAAAAAACAAATCAGCGTTCTTTTGTGTATTCATATTTGGATTATTGGCGAATAATTTTTGTGAAGAAATTATAAATCGTGTTTTTGAGCCAACGTTCAGTTGTTTTACGGCTTCTTCCAGAATAGGATTAACCTGACCTGAACCAAGAGTGAATTTCACGGGTTCTCCTTTTTCTACCGATGAATCAAATATTGTTGTATCATTTAAAAATCCGGTATAATGTATTGTTGCAATCAATCCAGTATCGGCTTTTTGGCCTGTTCCTAGTTTTGAAGTAATATATTTTGTTCCGCTTGGTAAAGTAATGGTATCCTTACCTTTCGTATCAAAGGGAACAATTTTTGCAATCACTTTCACGAGTTTAATAGTGAAATTTAATGTTGAGTTAGGAGGAATTTTTCCTGTAGGTTTGTCCTCATAACCTAATTTCGGTGGTATTATCAGCATTGCGCTATCGCCTTCATGAAGGAGAGCAATGCCTTCTTCCCATCCCTTAATTGTTTGCCCGAATCCGAGCTTGTATGTTAAAGGTTCGCTTCTGCTGTATGAGCTATCAAAAATACTGTCGTTTAAGAGTTTTCCAACATAATGAATTTTTACAACATCACCTTTTTTTGGCTGAATTCCATTTCCTTTTTTAATTACTGAATATTGGAGTCCGGATGGAGTTGTTACAACTTTTTTCTTTAACATACACGATTGGCTAACCAGAAATACTGCGATAACCAAACACAAAAGAATATTTCTCATTTACTTTTTATTATTTAATTATTAATAATAATTTAAAATCATGCCAAAAATAAACTTTTTTTCATTCATTTTTAGTTTTGTTAAAGAAACTTTATGATTTTTTAATAGACATTATATAAATTAATTTGTTACTGAACAAGATTATTTATTTTAACATATTTTTACCAGACATTAGTGATTTTTAAGATGTATTAAGTGCATACCCTAGAAAATTTTATTTAAGAAAAATTCAATTAATTTAATATTAAAAAGCTTTTACTTATATTTGAAAATTCTTAATGAGCTTTATTATGGAAAATAAAGGAATTTTCAGGCACAGCAAACTAAAGACATTTTTCAAAAAAGGTTTTCTTGGAAAACTTTCCAGATTAATTTTTTTTAAAAATGAAGATTATATTCATTTCAGATTTATCAATTGTCTTTCCAATAATATTTCTAAAATTCAAAAGAGTAACGGCAATTATAATAAAGTAATTATTTTATACTGGTTAGTGCAATTACCGAGAGAATTGTTTGAAGAGCTATTTATTGAAGGAGAAAGTAAAAGCGAAATCATGAATTTTACGCTTAAAAATGCTGAAAACCTGAAATCCGAAAAATGTGCATACATAACGCAGGCATACATTCTATGGAATTATGAAAATATTCTGAGAAGCGATAATGTTTTCGGTTCCGCAATGCAACGCAATACTATTGTGGCTTTTGAGGAAATAGTTAAATCAAACATTGAATCGTCAGATGAAATAATTGACTATCTGAATTTTTTCAGACATGTTTTTGATGCTAAGGATAACGGTGACGAACCTGTAAATCCGAAAGACAGAATTCTGATTTACATTTTTGAGATTTGCAAAATTATTTATAAAGATAAAAATAAAATTCAGGAAGCTTTAAACAAACTCGACCAGAACATACGCCAAAAGCTGATATTGAGTTTTTTTGATGTTGCATTTTTTTCGGAAGCAAAAAAGACAGCATTAAATCTGGCATTTGGCAGGGGCATAAAACAAAACTGATAAAATAAATGGCTGAACAAAATGAAATAAAAAAAGCAATAAATGAAATTGCCGAAACGGGAAAATTATTGTGGCAAAAGGGATGGGCTGAGAGAAATGCTGGTAATATTTCTGTTCGCATGGAAAAACATTTTTATGAAAGCGAAGAAAATAATATAAAAACGCACAAAAGGTTTTATAAACTTGGCAATAAATTCGCAAATCTTTCCGGCAAAATATTTCTTGTAACTGCTACCGGAGGCAGAATGCGTGATATCGAAAAAAATCCGAACGAAAATATACTGACAATTAAAATTTCAGATAAAGGCGATGGTTATTGTATTTTATCCGATACCAATAACAAAATTCTTCCAACATCCGAATTAATCGTTCATCTTTTAATTCATCAGGAATTATTAAAAAATAAGTCCTCTGAAATAAAAGCGATAATTCATACTCATCCTACCGAATTGATTGCTCTTACACATGTAAAAAAATATGCTGATGAAAGAAATTTAAACAAGCTCATAAAATCCATTCATCCTGAAAATACAATGTTTGTTAAAGAAGGTGTTGGATTTATTCCTTTTCTTTTGCCCGGCAGTTATGATATTGCCGAAGCTACAGTAGAGTCGTTGCAAAAACACAAATTGGCTGTTTGGGAAAAACACGGTTGTTTTGCAGTTGGGAAAAGTATTTCATCCGCATTTGATATTATTGATATGATTAATAAATCGGCAAAAATATTTTTTCTTTGCAAGGCAGCACGAATTGAATTACAGGGATTATCTGAAAAACAAATACAAAAACTTTAGATTTTTTTATTTTCGGTTTTTTGAATTTAATAATATCGAAATTCCTATTGTACTGTATAATCCGCTCCAATCAACTTTAACGCGATTGCCATCGGTATTGTTTGTGAGGAATGCACCGGAACCTGTTATGCTTTGTGAGTCGGCGTGGATTTCGTTAATTTGCGATTTTCTGTATCCGAAGCGAAAATTTATTCCGCATTTTTTAATTAAAAAATAATTAATGCCTGTTGAAATTTGCCAACCCATTTCATAAGTGTGGGCTTCATTGTAACTTATGCCTGCATGATAAATTGAGCCGTTCATAAAACCAATATTTATTGCAGGACTAATAATCAGGAGAAGCTTGTTTTTTCTGTCAAGCCGTCGGTAATAATTTATTGTTATATCAAAAAGATAAGCACCAAAAATAATTTCGCTTCGACCTGTATTGTTGGTATTTAATCCATATATCGCATTTTTTGATGTTTTTGAAAATTGAATTTCGGTGCCAAGGTAATTTTTATTTAAT from Bacteroidales bacterium includes:
- a CDS encoding M1 family aminopeptidase — encoded protein: MRNTFLFFCLIAYSCLHSQISRPDINVYNKIAENQKKSFHKSIKQNRSNAGANYDLKYHRLEFTINPDTNFIAGTVTSYFKTTKSNVSQISFDLTQNMIVDSVIFHGGKVNFSLTSNDELVIDLATTLTLNYFDSISIIYHGNPNSADSHSFVKSEHNGTPIIWTLSEPFGAKDWWPCKQGLTDKIDSTDIFITIPEAYKAASNGLLVGVTNQGLSKIYHWKHRYPIATYLIGIAVTNYAVYSDYVKEGADSIQILNYVYPEDSLTARNSTKDLLPAFNFYDSLFGMYPFVRERYGHAQFGAGGGMEHQTMTFIDGFSYEIMIHELSHQWFGDKVTCGSWHDIWLNESFASYITGLTYERFSDYYWMVWKKSRIQEVMSQPDGSVYVADTTSVDRIFDSRLTYHKGSLLLHMLRWTVGDSCFFAALRNYINDTVLSYKFSMTDNFINHVQNSCGKNLDYFFDEWLYKEGYPTYNIVCTKESGNNIKVKISQTQSHPSVSFFEMPMPIRFKNNIKDTIMVFNNTFSGQEFTANIGFVADSALYDPERWILSANDTIELVDNIIEKQITEIILAPNPAANYIELTVNQNQHIDKFELFDISGRKIISYSEFPYCQIKYRIDITDVPAGFYFCRLFINDNPMVKKIEIIK
- a CDS encoding FKBP-type peptidyl-prolyl cis-trans isomerase, which gives rise to MRNILLCLVIAVFLVSQSCMLKKKVVTTPSGLQYSVIKKGNGIQPKKGDVVKIHYVGKLLNDSIFDSSYSRSEPLTYKLGFGQTIKGWEEGIALLHEGDSAMLIIPPKLGYEDKPTGKIPPNSTLNFTIKLVKVIAKIVPFDTKGKDTITLPSGTKYITSKLGTGQKADTGLIATIHYTGFLNDTTIFDSSVEKGEPVKFTLGSGQVNPILEEAVKQLNVGSKTRFIISSQKLFANNPNMNTQKNADLFFDIELLNLEKKAALIPFDTKGKDTIKTASGLKYIIIENGKGAKPVNGSKVKVHYSGYFTNGKKFDSSVERNQPFTFTLGTGGVIKGWDEGIALLNVGTKARLIVPSDLGYGDKEMGPIPAGSTLVFDIELIEAK
- the rhaD gene encoding rhamnulose-1-phosphate aldolase, whose amino-acid sequence is MAEQNEIKKAINEIAETGKLLWQKGWAERNAGNISVRMEKHFYESEENNIKTHKRFYKLGNKFANLSGKIFLVTATGGRMRDIEKNPNENILTIKISDKGDGYCILSDTNNKILPTSELIVHLLIHQELLKNKSSEIKAIIHTHPTELIALTHVKKYADERNLNKLIKSIHPENTMFVKEGVGFIPFLLPGSYDIAEATVESLQKHKLAVWEKHGCFAVGKSISSAFDIIDMINKSAKIFFLCKAARIELQGLSEKQIQKL